Proteins encoded within one genomic window of Acaryochloris marina S15:
- the ppsA gene encoding phosphoenolpyruvate synthase, with protein MIHTEPRLFSETSRKQVLILGFDEVGIADIPLVGGKNASLGEMIQHLVPLGVNVPNGFATTAYAYRYFIQQAGIEVQLRQIFADLDVEDVDNLRQRGRQARSLILHTPFPKDLELAISTAYCQLCEQYGVGSTAPEGQDSKVQERLQAYHYNVDVAVRSSATAEDLPDASFAGQQETYLNVHGVKQVLESCHKCFASIFTDRAISYRTLKGFDHFEVALSVGVQKMVRSDLASSGVMFSIDTETGFKNAALVTAAYGLGENVVQGAVNPDEFLVFKPTLRDGFRPILNKHLGSKEIKMIYDLGGSKLTKNIAVPEADRAKFSVSDEEILTLAQWACIIEDHYSQVRGVDTPMDIEWAKDGQTGELFIVQARPETVQSQKVANRLSSYRMTVDTLPKPFIQGRAVGDRIGQGAARVIASVQGIKEFQAGEVLVTNRTDPDWEPIMKRASAIVTNQGGRTCHAAIIAREMGIPAIVGCGNATEVLQTGQNITISCAEGETGQVYPGLLPFVVEETALDELPPTQTQILMNVGNPDEAFGLAAIPCDGVGLARLEFIIANQIKTHPLALLKYDELTDMEAKLAIAQLTADYDYKPDFFVDRLAQGVGMIAAAFYPNPVIVRMSDFKSNEYANLIGGRQFEPTEENPMIGWRGASRYYDPNYRQAYALECHALKRVRDDMGLQNLIPMIPFCRTPEEGQQVLDEMAQHGLKRGENGLQVYVMCEVPSNVVLAEEFAEVFDGFSIGSNDLTQLTLGLDRDSALVAHIFDERNTAVKNLVRQVITVAKAKGRKIGICGQAPSDYPEFAQFLVEEGIDSISLNPDTVLKTRLAIAQVEAQMKATL; from the coding sequence ATGATTCACACAGAACCCCGCCTTTTCTCGGAAACCAGCCGTAAGCAAGTATTGATCTTAGGTTTTGATGAGGTGGGCATTGCGGATATTCCCCTGGTTGGCGGCAAAAATGCTTCCCTAGGTGAAATGATCCAGCATTTGGTTCCCCTGGGCGTGAATGTGCCCAATGGCTTTGCCACCACAGCCTATGCCTATCGGTATTTTATTCAACAGGCAGGGATTGAGGTCCAACTACGACAGATTTTTGCCGATCTAGATGTTGAGGATGTCGATAATCTACGTCAGCGAGGACGACAAGCACGATCGCTGATTCTCCACACTCCTTTCCCCAAGGATCTAGAATTAGCGATTTCCACCGCCTATTGTCAACTGTGTGAACAATATGGTGTGGGCAGTACCGCTCCAGAGGGACAAGACTCCAAAGTTCAAGAACGACTGCAAGCCTATCACTACAACGTCGACGTCGCCGTGCGCTCCAGTGCAACGGCAGAAGACCTGCCCGATGCGAGCTTTGCTGGACAACAGGAAACCTACCTAAATGTCCATGGCGTCAAGCAGGTTTTGGAATCCTGCCACAAATGCTTTGCCTCCATCTTCACGGATCGGGCGATTTCCTATCGTACCCTCAAAGGCTTTGACCATTTCGAGGTGGCTCTATCCGTGGGAGTGCAAAAAATGGTGCGCTCGGATCTGGCCTCTTCTGGAGTAATGTTTTCCATCGATACGGAAACTGGGTTTAAGAATGCAGCCTTAGTCACCGCTGCCTATGGTCTAGGGGAAAATGTCGTCCAAGGTGCCGTCAATCCTGACGAATTTCTGGTCTTTAAACCGACTTTGCGCGACGGCTTTCGTCCCATTTTGAACAAACATCTGGGCAGTAAAGAGATCAAAATGATCTACGACCTGGGAGGCAGCAAACTTACCAAAAATATTGCCGTTCCAGAGGCTGACCGAGCTAAGTTTTCCGTCAGTGATGAGGAAATCCTCACCTTAGCCCAGTGGGCTTGCATTATTGAAGACCACTATTCCCAGGTTCGGGGTGTGGACACACCCATGGATATCGAATGGGCCAAGGACGGCCAAACGGGGGAGCTATTTATTGTCCAAGCCCGCCCAGAAACCGTTCAATCCCAGAAGGTGGCAAATCGACTCTCCTCCTATCGGATGACAGTGGATACCTTACCCAAACCGTTTATTCAGGGCCGAGCCGTCGGTGATCGCATTGGCCAGGGAGCAGCTCGGGTGATTGCCTCGGTCCAAGGGATTAAGGAATTCCAGGCTGGTGAAGTCTTGGTAACCAACCGCACAGACCCCGACTGGGAGCCGATTATGAAAAGGGCCAGTGCCATTGTCACCAATCAAGGGGGACGCACCTGCCATGCAGCTATTATCGCGCGGGAGATGGGTATTCCCGCCATTGTCGGTTGTGGCAACGCCACCGAAGTTTTGCAAACGGGGCAGAACATCACCATTTCCTGTGCCGAAGGTGAAACGGGGCAGGTCTATCCCGGACTGCTGCCCTTTGTGGTGGAAGAAACCGCCTTAGATGAACTACCCCCCACCCAAACCCAAATTCTGATGAATGTGGGTAATCCTGATGAAGCCTTTGGGCTGGCGGCCATTCCCTGCGATGGGGTAGGACTAGCGCGATTGGAGTTTATTATCGCCAACCAAATTAAGACTCATCCATTGGCACTTCTGAAGTATGACGAGTTAACGGATATGGAGGCCAAGCTGGCGATTGCTCAACTGACCGCTGATTATGATTACAAACCTGATTTCTTTGTCGATCGGCTGGCCCAAGGGGTGGGTATGATTGCGGCGGCTTTCTATCCTAATCCCGTGATCGTTCGCATGTCCGACTTTAAGAGTAATGAATATGCCAATTTAATCGGGGGTCGCCAGTTTGAACCGACGGAAGAAAACCCGATGATTGGTTGGCGGGGGGCCTCTCGCTATTACGACCCCAACTATCGCCAAGCCTACGCTCTGGAATGTCATGCCCTGAAACGGGTTCGCGATGATATGGGGTTGCAGAATCTCATTCCCATGATTCCCTTCTGTCGCACCCCCGAAGAAGGCCAACAGGTTCTTGATGAAATGGCTCAACATGGTCTAAAACGGGGTGAGAATGGTCTGCAGGTTTATGTGATGTGCGAAGTGCCTAGCAATGTGGTGCTGGCAGAGGAATTTGCAGAGGTATTTGATGGTTTCTCCATTGGCTCTAATGACTTAACCCAGCTCACTCTAGGACTAGATCGGGACTCTGCCTTAGTTGCCCATATCTTTGATGAGCGCAATACGGCCGTGAAGAATTTGGTGCGGCAAGTGATTACCGTTGCCAAGGCCAAAGGTCGAAAAATTGGTATCTGTGGTCAGGCCCCCAGTGACTATCCTGAGTTTGCCCAGTTCTTGGTGGAGGAAGGGATTGATTCCATCAGCCTCAACCCAGATACGGTACTCAAAACTCGGTTGGCCATTGCCCAAGTTGAAGCCCAGATGAAAGCTACCCTCTAA
- a CDS encoding response regulator encodes MSNPLEDEYKGDILIVDDTPENLRLLSNTLTNQGYEVRAVTNGTMALSVAQTDPPDLVLLDIKMPEMDGYEVCQQLKTDVKTYDIPVIFLSALDDTSDKIKAFTVGGVDYITKPFQTEEVLVRVANQLTITRLRKKLIAQNEELLRSNQALEQFTSIVSHDLRQPLQGVLGFAKLLGFKCQQTLGEEGMKLVSRIVDVASHMDELIEDLLTYSQVGSKAMTLESTDCNMVLNQVLADLEVEISKQRATITADHLPTVLADKVQLAQLFQNLISNAIKFHRPDELSQLKISVERQDQEWCFGVHDNGIGIESSQFDHIFQAFQQLMPQNYPGTGIGLATCKKVVERHQGKIWIESKLGIGTDVYFTLAIQEQD; translated from the coding sequence ATGAGTAACCCACTTGAAGATGAGTATAAAGGCGATATTTTGATTGTAGATGATACCCCAGAAAATCTTCGCTTGTTATCCAATACATTAACGAATCAGGGGTATGAAGTTCGGGCAGTCACGAATGGAACGATGGCGCTGTCAGTCGCCCAGACAGATCCGCCAGATCTTGTATTGCTGGATATCAAAATGCCAGAAATGGATGGTTATGAGGTCTGTCAACAGTTGAAGACTGACGTAAAAACCTACGATATCCCCGTGATCTTCCTCAGTGCCCTAGACGATACGTCCGACAAGATCAAAGCTTTTACTGTCGGAGGGGTTGATTATATTACGAAACCCTTCCAAACTGAGGAAGTTTTAGTACGGGTGGCAAATCAACTGACCATTACTCGTCTCCGCAAAAAGTTAATTGCTCAAAATGAAGAATTATTGCGCTCTAACCAAGCATTAGAACAGTTCACATCCATCGTCTCCCATGATTTAAGGCAGCCATTGCAGGGTGTTTTGGGCTTTGCAAAACTGTTGGGATTCAAATGCCAACAAACTCTTGGTGAAGAAGGGATGAAGTTAGTGAGTCGGATTGTCGACGTAGCATCCCACATGGACGAACTGATTGAGGATTTACTGACCTACAGTCAAGTAGGCAGCAAGGCAATGACCTTGGAATCAACAGACTGCAATATGGTCTTAAATCAGGTACTGGCAGATTTAGAGGTTGAGATTTCGAAGCAAAGAGCCACCATCACTGCCGATCACCTGCCGACGGTTCTTGCCGATAAAGTGCAATTGGCCCAACTATTTCAGAACTTGATTAGTAATGCCATCAAATTTCACCGTCCGGACGAGTTGAGTCAATTGAAGATTTCGGTAGAACGTCAGGATCAAGAATGGTGTTTTGGAGTGCATGACAACGGTATTGGCATCGAGTCATCGCAATTTGACCATATTTTTCAAGCTTTTCAACAACTCATGCCCCAGAACTATCCTGGTACAGGAATCGGTCTTGCAACCTGTAAAAAAGTCGTTGAACGTCATCAAGGAAAGATTTGGATTGAATCGAAGTTAGGTATTGGCACCGACGTTTACTTTACCTTGGCCATCCAAGAGCAAGATTGA
- a CDS encoding PAS domain-containing hybrid sensor histidine kinase/response regulator: MTSPGSCQHQADTFDNSIQRQRLFPFWSGGVAILFLAFGLELLPPFGAEPSTLYPLLMLGAVLSAHWLGLWGGIFSSGVLSAYTLYKILVISDAITLQGALSLNLLGTIAAALLIGVRQDNHFSEPLNQAVGDGSEAMLLGILDIANDPIISVDASQRINQFNKGAEKVFGYQADEVLGQSLDLLLPKRAISIHHKHIQKFGASRSTARMMGDRSEVFGRRKDGTEFPAEASISQLQLGDEKVFTAILRDSSDRKRAETELQQAKEAAEVANQAKSGFLANMSHELRTPLNAILGFSQLMHRDPALTSAQKEHLDIINRSGEHLLELINDILEMSKIEAGRVTLHKTNFDLYNLLETLIQMLDLRAKTKGLQLTCDRAPDTPQFIRADEGKLRQVLINLLGNAIKFTESGHINLRVHAGPIQAQAASEAPQLCLFFEIEDTGPGIDPSEIKQLFAAFTQTETGRKSQQGTGLGLPISHRFVKLMGGDLTVKSVVGQGTTFQFYLQVTLGNEVDHKPQPMAQRVIGLAPDQPAYRILIVEDRMENRKLMVNLLQPLGFEVREAENGKVAIEECDRWRPHLIWMDMRMPVMDGYEATQYIKAHIKGQATVIIALTASALDEERAQILATGCDDFVRKPFLEDTIFEKMTEYLGVRYIFEKPQPLSPQPAMEVTASQLSVMPTEWLAELHQAAMSARSTRIETLIQEIPEEHSILAEGLTDLVSNFNYEKILTLTQP; encoded by the coding sequence ATGACTTCCCCAGGCTCATGTCAGCATCAAGCCGACACGTTCGATAACTCTATCCAACGTCAACGCCTATTCCCCTTCTGGTCAGGTGGCGTTGCTATACTATTTCTTGCTTTTGGGTTGGAGTTGTTACCCCCCTTCGGTGCAGAGCCATCCACCCTATATCCTTTACTGATGCTCGGCGCAGTCCTGTCTGCCCATTGGCTTGGACTTTGGGGAGGCATATTCAGTTCCGGCGTCCTGTCTGCCTACACCCTCTATAAAATCCTAGTTATCTCCGATGCTATTACCCTCCAGGGAGCACTCAGCCTGAACCTTTTGGGAACGATTGCAGCAGCCTTATTAATTGGGGTCCGTCAAGACAATCACTTCAGTGAGCCATTGAACCAGGCTGTAGGGGACGGTTCGGAAGCCATGTTATTAGGGATTCTCGATATTGCCAACGACCCCATTATCTCCGTGGATGCAAGCCAACGGATCAACCAGTTTAATAAAGGCGCTGAGAAAGTCTTTGGTTATCAGGCTGATGAAGTTCTAGGTCAATCGCTGGATCTCCTGTTACCCAAACGGGCAATATCTATTCATCACAAGCATATTCAAAAATTTGGTGCCTCTCGATCTACCGCCAGAATGATGGGGGATCGCAGCGAGGTTTTTGGTCGACGCAAGGACGGTACAGAATTTCCGGCGGAAGCTTCGATTTCGCAGTTACAGTTAGGAGACGAAAAAGTCTTCACTGCAATTTTACGGGATAGTAGCGATCGCAAAAGAGCAGAAACTGAGCTTCAGCAGGCCAAAGAAGCTGCTGAAGTGGCCAATCAGGCTAAGAGCGGTTTCTTGGCTAACATGAGCCATGAACTTCGGACTCCTCTCAATGCGATTCTGGGGTTTTCCCAATTGATGCATCGAGATCCTGCACTCACATCTGCTCAAAAAGAGCATCTCGACATCATTAACCGCAGTGGTGAGCACTTACTGGAATTGATTAATGACATTCTCGAAATGTCCAAAATCGAAGCCGGTCGAGTCACCCTTCATAAAACAAACTTCGATCTCTATAATCTTCTAGAGACGTTGATACAAATGCTCGATTTACGAGCAAAAACGAAGGGATTGCAGCTCACTTGCGATCGCGCGCCTGATACTCCCCAATTTATTCGCGCAGATGAAGGAAAACTCCGTCAAGTCTTGATTAATTTGCTGGGTAACGCCATCAAATTCACAGAATCAGGCCACATTAATTTGAGGGTTCACGCTGGGCCGATTCAGGCTCAAGCGGCAAGCGAAGCTCCTCAATTATGTTTATTTTTTGAAATCGAAGACACAGGTCCTGGAATTGATCCCAGTGAAATCAAACAGTTGTTTGCCGCCTTCACCCAAACAGAAACGGGTCGAAAGTCTCAGCAAGGGACTGGACTCGGCTTACCCATTAGCCACCGCTTTGTAAAGTTAATGGGAGGAGACCTTACCGTTAAGAGTGTTGTTGGGCAGGGAACGACATTTCAGTTTTATCTGCAAGTGACTTTGGGCAATGAGGTAGATCATAAACCTCAGCCGATGGCTCAACGCGTTATCGGACTTGCTCCAGACCAGCCAGCTTATCGGATCTTGATTGTTGAAGATCGGATGGAAAATCGCAAGCTGATGGTCAATCTTTTGCAACCCTTGGGATTTGAAGTCCGAGAAGCCGAAAATGGCAAAGTGGCCATAGAAGAATGTGACCGTTGGCGACCTCATCTGATCTGGATGGACATGCGAATGCCAGTGATGGACGGTTATGAGGCAACGCAATATATTAAAGCCCATATTAAAGGGCAAGCAACTGTAATCATTGCGCTCACCGCCAGTGCCCTTGACGAAGAGAGAGCCCAAATCCTCGCCACCGGATGTGATGATTTTGTTCGAAAACCTTTTCTTGAAGACACCATCTTCGAGAAGATGACCGAGTATCTGGGGGTTCGCTATATCTTTGAAAAGCCTCAACCCCTTTCACCGCAACCCGCAATGGAGGTGACCGCATCCCAACTATCCGTGATGCCGACAGAATGGCTTGCTGAACTACATCAAGCGGCAATGAGTGCGCGCAGCACACGAATTGAAACCCTCATTCAAGAGATTCCAGAAGAACATAGCATTCTCGCCGAAGGACTCACTGATTTGGTCAGTAATTTTAATTACGAAAAAATTCTAACTCTGACCCAACCCTGA